Genomic DNA from Roseimicrobium gellanilyticum:
CGTAGCCAAGTGGCTACGCGTAATCATGTAGCCACATAGCTACACGATGAATCTACGACGAGACGTTTTCCAGGCGATCGCGGACCCTACCAGGAGGGCCATCCTTCTTCTGGTAGCCACGCAGTCCATGACGGCAGGCGCCATCGCTGCCAACTTCGATACCGCGAGGCCGACTGTTTCCAAGCATCTGCAAATCCTCACCGAATGCGAGCTGCTCAAGCAGGAGCAGAGCGGCAGGGAGATTCACTACCATCTCAATCCCGCAAAGATGAGAGAGATCGCGGATTTCATCGAGCCCTTCCGCAAGCTGTGGGATGACCGGTTCAACAAACTGGAAGCGGTGATGAAGAAATACAAAACCCCAAAATAGAGAAAAAGAAGAACCATGGAACGCAAAACGAAAGTCCATGCCGAGGACGGAAAACAGGAACTGCTGATCACCCGCGAGTTTGATCTGCCGCTGGATCTGCTCTTCCGCGCGCACGTCGACCCTGAGATTGTGGAGCAGTGGATGGGCACCAGGGTGCTGAAGCTGGAAGGAAGAAAGCACGGTGCCTGGCACTTCGAAACGACCGACCCGAAGGGGAATAAGCATGTCTTCAGCGGGACCATTCATGACTTCATCCCAAATGAGAAGATCACGCGGACCTTCGAGATGGAGAACACACCCTTCGGAGCGCAGCTTGAGTTCCTGGAGTTTGAGAAGCTCACGGAAGACGCGAGCAAGCTGAATATGCACATCATCTACCGCTCCGTCGCACTCCGCGATCAGATGGTGGAGATGGGCATGACGTGGGGCATCAACATGGCGCACAACAGCCTGCAGAAAGTCGCTGAGAAACTGAAGGCGAAA
This window encodes:
- a CDS encoding ArsR/SmtB family transcription factor encodes the protein MNLRRDVFQAIADPTRRAILLLVATQSMTAGAIAANFDTARPTVSKHLQILTECELLKQEQSGREIHYHLNPAKMREIADFIEPFRKLWDDRFNKLEAVMKKYKTPK
- a CDS encoding SRPBCC domain-containing protein, producing MERKTKVHAEDGKQELLITREFDLPLDLLFRAHVDPEIVEQWMGTRVLKLEGRKHGAWHFETTDPKGNKHVFSGTIHDFIPNEKITRTFEMENTPFGAQLEFLEFEKLTEDASKLNMHIIYRSVALRDQMVEMGMTWGINMAHNSLQKVAEKLKAK